One part of the candidate division WOR-3 bacterium genome encodes these proteins:
- a CDS encoding TonB-dependent receptor, translated as MKKLALIFLLIIFAAGAVSAAVSISGKVIDTHTHQPVIGASVAVFDIDGNILTGVIAGTDGSYSIEGLSVGSYNLRAMRMGYKTLFKSRISVRPNITTYVDFELEEELIQMEGITVRPKFFEKPEDAVVSTRSMDFEEIISQPGGVYDVQRAVQALPAVVSGSDQNNEIIVRGGNYGENLFLIDNMEMLNPNHFGWQGTGGGPVSVINTDFIRSIDFMAGAFPARYGDKASSVLDITLREGARDKMHYKFDMSMAGAGGTVEGPLGNGSFLLSAHRSFLSLIASSFGLTAVPHYYNVHFKAVYDLSYTRKLTFLGIYGKDWIRIESSDEADEEIYDDIKTIEAISDQYTVGASLKSLYSLGYYNLTLSRTYSTWNHDIIDTLDRRYLFNDSDEGENTAKFDLNINFARHTKLAVGAFAKNVIFHYETWARPDTLFIYDSSGNIVDTTDYITVIDVDEEADSWKYGGYVQLRHDAGSFLTLGLGLRYDKFDYTEFDCISPRLSLTFHLTPATDLNAAYGIHYQSPQWYELAFDPQNHFLKSKYTEQAVVGIEHLFADDIKITVEGYYKHYRDVPIDRSSTTSDPNDWDGVFINEGEGYAKGIEFFLQKKVMKNFWGTISYSYSVARAFDPRDNDREYSWDFDYGNVFTVIAGYKKDFMKDSWYRNFSKTLLYKIISFLPFVPADESGYTLKYRYLGGKPYTPVTYHPEWRRWVTDPNQLYNSARVAPYQRFDIMLSNRWYFKSWNLVYYFEVENLFNHPNVWDYYYAEDGDVESVYQMGRMVVGGVVFEF; from the coding sequence TTGAAGAAATTAGCATTAATATTTTTGTTAATAATTTTTGCGGCAGGCGCTGTTTCTGCGGCAGTTTCCATTTCAGGTAAAGTAATAGACACTCACACACATCAACCCGTGATTGGAGCCAGTGTAGCTGTGTTCGACATAGACGGCAACATATTGACCGGAGTGATAGCCGGAACTGACGGTTCATATTCTATCGAAGGATTGTCCGTCGGCAGTTACAACCTCAGGGCGATGAGAATGGGATATAAAACTCTTTTCAAAAGCAGAATCTCCGTCAGGCCCAACATAACGACATACGTCGATTTCGAACTCGAAGAGGAACTGATTCAGATGGAAGGAATAACCGTAAGGCCGAAATTTTTTGAAAAACCAGAAGACGCAGTTGTTTCGACGAGAAGTATGGATTTCGAGGAAATAATTTCTCAACCAGGAGGGGTATACGATGTTCAAAGAGCCGTACAGGCTTTGCCGGCCGTCGTTTCCGGATCGGATCAGAACAATGAGATAATTGTCAGAGGCGGCAACTACGGCGAGAACCTATTTCTCATAGACAACATGGAAATGCTCAATCCGAATCATTTCGGATGGCAGGGAACCGGTGGAGGTCCTGTCAGCGTCATAAATACTGATTTCATAAGAAGTATTGATTTCATGGCCGGCGCTTTTCCCGCGAGGTACGGAGACAAAGCTTCGAGCGTTCTCGACATCACTTTGAGAGAAGGCGCCAGAGACAAGATGCATTATAAATTTGACATGAGCATGGCCGGTGCTGGAGGAACAGTCGAAGGGCCTTTGGGAAACGGAAGTTTCCTTTTGTCGGCGCACAGAAGTTTTTTGTCTCTTATAGCTTCAAGCTTCGGATTGACAGCCGTTCCGCATTACTACAATGTCCATTTCAAAGCTGTGTATGATCTTTCGTACACGAGGAAGCTTACGTTTCTCGGAATATACGGAAAAGACTGGATCAGAATAGAGAGCTCTGATGAAGCGGACGAAGAGATATACGATGATATAAAGACGATAGAAGCCATATCCGATCAATACACTGTTGGAGCCAGTCTTAAATCACTGTATTCACTGGGTTATTATAATTTAACGCTTTCCAGGACGTACAGCACTTGGAACCATGACATAATAGACACTCTCGACAGGAGATACCTGTTCAACGACTCCGACGAGGGAGAAAATACAGCAAAATTCGACCTGAACATCAATTTCGCAAGGCACACTAAACTCGCTGTGGGGGCGTTCGCTAAAAATGTAATATTTCATTACGAGACATGGGCGAGACCGGACACCCTTTTCATATACGATTCATCGGGCAACATCGTAGACACAACCGACTATATCACCGTCATAGACGTTGACGAAGAAGCGGATTCCTGGAAATACGGAGGCTATGTCCAGTTGAGACACGATGCCGGTTCATTTCTCACGCTGGGGCTTGGCCTGAGATATGACAAATTCGATTACACGGAATTCGATTGCATTTCACCGAGGCTTTCATTGACTTTTCACCTGACTCCCGCAACAGATCTCAACGCCGCATACGGAATTCATTATCAATCCCCGCAATGGTACGAGCTCGCTTTCGATCCGCAAAACCATTTTTTGAAAAGCAAATACACTGAACAGGCAGTCGTTGGAATCGAACATCTTTTTGCAGACGACATAAAAATCACTGTGGAAGGCTACTACAAACATTACCGGGACGTTCCTATTGACAGGTCTTCCACAACTTCCGATCCGAACGACTGGGACGGCGTTTTTATAAACGAAGGAGAGGGATACGCCAAAGGGATCGAATTTTTTCTTCAGAAAAAAGTCATGAAGAATTTCTGGGGCACGATCAGTTATTCATATTCGGTTGCGAGAGCTTTCGATCCGCGCGACAACGACAGGGAATACAGTTGGGATTTTGATTACGGAAACGTTTTTACAGTTATAGCCGGTTATAAAAAAGATTTCATGAAGGATTCCTGGTACCGGAATTTTTCCAAGACGCTTTTGTATAAAATTATCTCGTTCCTACCTTTCGTACCGGCTGACGAATCAGGATACACTCTGAAATACAGATATCTTGGCGGCAAACCATACACCCCCGTGACTTATCATCCTGAATGGAGAAGGTGGGTAACAGATCCGAATCAGCTCTATAATTCGGCGAGAGTGGCGCCTTATCAGAGGTTCGACATCATGCTGTCAAACAGGTGGTATTTCAAATCATGGAACCTTGTCTATTATTTCGAGGTTGAAAACCTTTTCAATCATCCGAATGTTTGGGATTATTATTACGCCGAAGACGGGGATGTTGAAAGCGTATATCAGATGGGCAGAATGGTAGTCGGAGGAGTCGTTTTTGAGTTCTGA
- a CDS encoding T9SS type A sorting domain-containing protein has protein sequence MAEVSADDVTLSYTGSTPYIVLVQTTIDDDAGNNNGRLDPGETIDLTATIRNAGGVNFTNVSSHLISTDPYINITDNTGVFGALMIDSVKTNNSDPFTLTCNASTPEGHEASFGLVINDGSYYDTLEFIIVAGHYSYLVLNLDATPQSGNNIDSILDALGYSGTVTASLPSDLSIYRTLFVCLGIYPNNTVVSAGGEIANSIVAFLNNGGSVYMEGGDMWYYDIGTGGHDFGPMFGIQPVADGSGNLGPVVGISGTFTATMNFNYGGENSYIDQINATGTGTVIFSDGNDNYNCGVANQTSTYRTVGTSFELGMLTDAADASTRSDLLDSIMTFFLEGLNAVAEQPVVNPSPTSLMITPNPFVKHVTISFTAPSGVTSGMEIFDISGRIVREFSFGQSENDRIVTVNWDGKDGNGIEVPEGVYFVNVIAGESSGSEKLILVK, from the coding sequence TTGGCGGAGGTCTCCGCCGACGATGTGACACTGTCTTACACAGGCTCAACCCCTTACATAGTCCTTGTTCAGACAACCATAGACGACGATGCCGGAAACAACAACGGCAGACTCGACCCAGGAGAAACGATAGATCTCACCGCAACTATAAGGAATGCCGGCGGGGTCAATTTCACCAACGTCTCTTCACATTTGATATCAACAGACCCCTACATCAACATAACCGATAACACAGGTGTATTCGGCGCTCTCATGATAGACAGTGTAAAAACTAACAATTCGGATCCCTTCACTTTGACTTGCAACGCTTCAACTCCCGAAGGGCATGAAGCCTCGTTCGGCCTTGTGATTAACGACGGAAGTTATTATGACACACTTGAATTTATAATAGTTGCGGGACATTATTCTTACCTCGTACTCAATCTCGACGCCACCCCTCAGTCCGGAAATAACATCGACAGTATTTTGGACGCTCTCGGATATTCGGGAACCGTCACCGCGTCTCTTCCTTCCGATCTCTCCATATACAGGACTTTGTTCGTATGCCTCGGAATTTATCCAAACAACACAGTAGTTTCAGCTGGAGGCGAAATAGCGAACTCTATTGTGGCTTTCCTCAATAACGGCGGAAGCGTTTACATGGAGGGCGGCGACATGTGGTACTACGATATCGGGACCGGAGGTCACGATTTCGGACCGATGTTCGGTATACAACCTGTCGCTGACGGATCAGGTAATCTCGGACCTGTTGTAGGCATTTCAGGCACCTTCACTGCGACGATGAATTTCAACTACGGCGGTGAAAACAGCTACATAGACCAGATAAACGCCACCGGAACCGGTACAGTTATATTCAGTGACGGAAACGACAACTACAACTGCGGAGTGGCTAATCAAACCTCAACATACAGAACCGTCGGCACGAGTTTCGAGCTCGGAATGCTCACAGATGCAGCTGACGCTTCGACCAGATCCGATTTACTCGACTCTATAATGACCTTCTTCCTGGAAGGATTGAACGCCGTCGCCGAACAACCTGTTGTAAATCCATCGCCGACTTCTCTCATGATCACCCCGAACCCGTTCGTAAAACATGTGACTATAAGTTTCACAGCTCCGTCCGGAGTTACATCCGGAATGGAAATATTTGACATCTCGGGAAGAATAGTCAGAGAGTTTTCCTTCGGACAATCGGAAAACGACCGGATAGTCACGGTAAATTGGGACGGTAAAGACGGAAACGGAATTGAAGTGCCGGAGGGCGTCTATTTTGTCAATGTCATAGCCGGAGAAAGTTCGGGTTCAGAAAAACTGATTTTGGTAAAATAA
- a CDS encoding metallophosphoesterase, which produces MKKLLAIIFFAFLATNVFSADIHFAVMGDRTGGHVEGVFEKALVQADMLDPDLIINVGDLIEGYSENEQEITEEWNELLPHIRNLSCPFYFTPGNHDITNDVQDAIYRSMVGEPYYSFDHGKFHFIVLDNSRLENSSEYSRDQIEWLEEDLKKNSEASQIFVFYHKPFWFETLSQGQDEPLHDLFVKYGVDAVFTGHYHIYFSAEIDGIKYTGVGSSGAETHLGILGPAYHFLMVSADDKNIEIAVISLEGVHSWDQVTVPDIQLADKAVTEGVEIMSPVQVGGDLSVVDASVRITVRNLLPGLPLSDTLKIDLPEGWAASFSEKPVYLEPGDSVSFEAIFNNSGNLYPLPSLSINYPVRSDMSFSLAKNLRIQRKAYAVRVDNPMTIDGVGDENCWKEPVTVFFSGGEISSTADDVKFYFAYDTQNLYLLALCHEEDMSSIIAEKTIRDENIFSEDCVGYFIMPDTGKECMYQIYCNTLGTLYDALLVKNESGSYEGDNEWNGEIESAVNVLDDYWVFEAKIPVSQFEGLVLNSGDVMLLNFRRKQPGSANADWQTPIEYDPATFGILIMK; this is translated from the coding sequence GTGAAAAAACTTTTGGCGATTATTTTCTTTGCTTTCCTGGCAACGAATGTTTTTTCTGCTGACATTCACTTTGCCGTCATGGGAGACAGAACAGGCGGGCACGTTGAAGGCGTGTTTGAAAAAGCTCTGGTTCAGGCCGACATGCTCGATCCGGACCTAATAATTAACGTCGGCGACCTCATTGAAGGTTACAGCGAAAACGAGCAGGAAATTACGGAAGAATGGAACGAACTGCTCCCTCACATAAGAAACCTGTCGTGCCCTTTCTATTTCACGCCGGGAAATCATGACATAACAAACGACGTTCAGGATGCGATTTACAGGTCAATGGTCGGAGAACCGTATTATAGTTTTGACCATGGAAAGTTTCATTTTATTGTTCTGGACAATTCGCGCCTTGAAAATTCATCGGAATACTCCCGCGATCAGATTGAATGGCTCGAAGAGGACCTGAAAAAAAACAGCGAAGCCAGTCAGATTTTTGTTTTTTATCACAAGCCATTCTGGTTTGAAACACTTTCTCAGGGGCAAGATGAGCCTCTTCACGATCTTTTTGTCAAATACGGAGTAGACGCGGTTTTTACGGGCCATTACCACATATATTTCAGCGCCGAAATTGACGGAATAAAATACACCGGCGTAGGCAGTTCCGGGGCTGAAACCCATCTGGGAATTCTCGGTCCTGCTTATCATTTTCTTATGGTCAGTGCGGACGATAAAAATATTGAGATAGCCGTAATATCTCTTGAGGGCGTTCATTCCTGGGACCAAGTGACCGTTCCTGACATTCAACTCGCCGACAAAGCGGTGACGGAAGGTGTTGAAATAATGTCGCCGGTTCAGGTTGGCGGCGATCTTTCCGTAGTCGACGCCTCCGTGAGAATTACGGTGAGAAATCTTTTGCCCGGCTTGCCTTTGAGTGACACTTTGAAAATCGATCTTCCCGAGGGTTGGGCGGCTTCGTTTTCAGAAAAACCAGTATACCTCGAACCGGGAGATTCGGTCTCTTTTGAAGCTATTTTCAACAACTCAGGAAATCTTTATCCTCTTCCTTCGCTGAGTATAAATTATCCCGTGAGAAGTGATATGAGTTTTTCGCTTGCCAAAAATTTGAGAATTCAAAGAAAGGCTTATGCCGTCAGGGTGGACAATCCGATGACAATAGACGGAGTGGGGGATGAAAACTGCTGGAAAGAGCCTGTGACAGTGTTTTTTTCAGGCGGAGAGATTTCTTCCACTGCTGACGATGTCAAATTTTATTTTGCTTACGACACGCAAAACCTTTATCTATTGGCATTGTGTCATGAAGAAGACATGAGTTCCATAATCGCCGAAAAAACGATTCGCGACGAAAATATTTTTTCGGAGGACTGCGTCGGTTATTTTATTATGCCCGACACCGGAAAAGAATGCATGTACCAGATTTACTGTAATACGCTGGGCACGCTGTACGACGCCTTGCTCGTAAAAAATGAATCCGGTTCTTATGAAGGGGACAATGAATGGAACGGAGAAATCGAGAGCGCCGTTAATGTGCTTGACGATTACTGGGTCTTCGAAGCAAAAATTCCGGTTTCTCAGTTTGAAGGACTTGTCCTGAATTCAGGAGATGTGATGTTGTTGAATTTCAGGAGAAAACAGCCGGGAAGCGCGAACGCCGACTGGCAGACTCCGATTGAATATGATCCGGCGACTTTCGGAATATTGATAATGAAATAA
- a CDS encoding MGMT family protein gives MEEFTLVVAEIIKMIPAGKVMTYKQIAFCAGSPGSARQVARILHSCSEKYSLPWHRVINSMGKISFTEKRAYSLQKKMLSKEGIVFDKEGKIDLEEFSFKPFRD, from the coding sequence ATGGAAGAATTCACTCTCGTAGTCGCCGAAATTATTAAAATGATCCCGGCGGGAAAAGTCATGACATACAAGCAAATAGCTTTTTGCGCCGGATCACCGGGGTCGGCACGACAAGTGGCCCGAATACTTCATTCCTGCAGTGAAAAGTATTCTTTGCCGTGGCACAGAGTCATAAACTCCATGGGCAAGATCTCTTTTACTGAAAAAAGAGCTTACTCCCTGCAGAAAAAAATGCTTTCAAAAGAAGGAATCGTGTTTGACAAAGAAGGGAAAATTGATCTTGAGGAATTTTCTTTCAAACCTTTCAGAGATTAA
- a CDS encoding MATE family efflux transporter, which translates to MKNGDTNKFDPESISYLNIWTLSWPVMVSSLGFTLLNTVDMFWIGKLGHVSVAAVSIVGSLFWLLMSSIALVSSGTVAFVSRAAGSGDSDLLKNSISLSLFSSLIISVLIVVPSFIFARQILGFFGAENNVLREGAVYLYIMLTGFPVIFIFEIFNNAFFGIGDSKTPMKITFIALVINIILDPFLVFGWSFFPRLETAGAAIASVFSLFAGFSIYLLFFFRKFGFIVPAVHTKIFSQFFKTGVPAFFYGITRPITGTLMYRIVALYGTSSIAAFGIGSRVIGITFIYMDGLMIAVQTFVGQLLGKKDPKKAKKAAMRSLKMGYSVQIFTCAFMFLFSDKIIAFFNTNPDVLLSGSSYLKVIGISLVFYPLSATFSAVHRGSGYNIPPLIASVVSNWIIKLPLSYALAKYLGLDYTGVWIGIGFSLLIESTILAFYYKKGDWSRHSVPPTPCI; encoded by the coding sequence TTGAAAAACGGCGACACAAATAAATTTGATCCTGAAAGCATATCCTATCTAAATATATGGACGTTATCATGGCCCGTGATGGTCTCTTCTCTCGGATTCACATTGCTCAATACGGTCGACATGTTCTGGATAGGAAAATTAGGTCACGTGTCCGTCGCCGCCGTCAGCATAGTCGGTTCACTTTTCTGGCTGTTGATGTCCTCGATTGCTTTGGTTTCGTCAGGCACCGTGGCTTTTGTATCCAGGGCCGCAGGATCCGGCGACAGTGATTTGCTCAAAAACAGCATATCTTTATCACTATTTTCATCTTTGATAATATCGGTCTTGATTGTCGTCCCTTCATTTATATTTGCCAGGCAAATACTCGGTTTTTTCGGAGCCGAAAACAATGTTCTCAGAGAAGGTGCGGTCTATTTGTATATTATGCTCACAGGTTTTCCCGTTATTTTCATTTTTGAAATTTTCAACAACGCTTTCTTCGGCATTGGCGATTCAAAGACTCCAATGAAAATTACTTTCATCGCTCTTGTGATAAACATTATTTTGGACCCGTTTCTCGTGTTCGGCTGGTCTTTTTTCCCGAGACTCGAAACAGCTGGAGCCGCTATTGCGTCAGTGTTTTCACTTTTCGCAGGTTTCTCCATTTATCTATTGTTTTTCTTCAGAAAATTCGGTTTCATCGTCCCTGCCGTTCACACGAAAATCTTCTCTCAATTCTTCAAAACAGGAGTGCCCGCTTTTTTTTACGGTATCACGAGACCGATAACCGGAACACTTATGTACAGAATAGTGGCATTATACGGAACATCATCCATTGCGGCTTTCGGCATAGGCAGCAGAGTGATAGGAATAACATTTATATACATGGACGGACTCATGATCGCCGTACAGACCTTTGTAGGACAATTACTGGGAAAGAAAGACCCGAAAAAGGCTAAAAAAGCCGCCATGAGGTCCCTGAAAATGGGTTATTCAGTTCAGATTTTCACTTGCGCTTTCATGTTTCTCTTTTCTGATAAAATTATAGCCTTTTTCAATACAAATCCTGACGTGCTTCTCAGCGGTTCTTCTTATTTGAAAGTGATAGGGATTTCGCTCGTTTTTTATCCTCTTTCTGCCACTTTCAGCGCCGTACACCGAGGTTCCGGTTACAACATACCGCCGCTGATAGCTTCTGTTGTCTCAAACTGGATAATAAAATTGCCGCTCTCATACGCTCTTGCAAAGTATCTGGGACTTGATTATACAGGCGTCTGGATTGGAATTGGATTTTCACTTCTCATTGAATCCACGATATTAGCCTTCTACTACAAAAAAGGGGATTGGTCTCGACATTCAGTACCCCCGACCCCGTGCATATAA
- a CDS encoding T9SS type A sorting domain-containing protein translates to MAEVSADNISLSYSGPNPYVSIISKTVLDLTGNNDGHLDPGETADLTVTLKNIGGVNFSTLTATLVSDDPDVSVTDNSAIYGVIAIDSSKTNSSDPFTVVCSSSAQEGREALLKLILRDGSYCDTMPLTLTIGMYDYLVLNTDPTPVSGFIIDSVLSTLGYSGVYTVELPSDLSYFKSLFICLGVWPDNTIIQPGSDYETALVNFINSGGNVFMEGGDVWFNDPLAGGCNFGPLFGIQSSGEASNNLGPVYGISGAFTAGMNFGYAGESNFIDCLNPVGNGFRILRDPNDNYNCGVANQTADYKTVGMSCELGMLTDYSGVSTRSALLDSIMRFFGEEANSAEEIPIKTGPVNPISAFPNPFTERILITFTAPTNVISRAEIFDISGRTVREFTFGASGVDRLVTIEWNGKDEQGNGLPRGVYFVKVSAGENSDQEKMIFVE, encoded by the coding sequence TTGGCGGAGGTCTCCGCCGACAATATATCTCTTTCGTATAGCGGTCCGAACCCGTACGTCTCAATCATCAGCAAAACAGTCCTGGATCTGACCGGAAACAATGACGGACATCTCGATCCGGGAGAAACAGCCGATCTGACAGTCACTCTGAAAAACATAGGCGGGGTGAATTTCTCCACCTTGACGGCAACTCTTGTCTCAGACGATCCGGATGTTTCTGTAACAGACAACAGCGCAATTTACGGGGTAATAGCAATAGACAGTTCCAAGACGAATTCATCTGATCCGTTCACCGTCGTCTGTTCCTCATCGGCGCAGGAAGGGAGGGAGGCGCTTCTGAAACTGATTCTCAGAGACGGATCTTACTGCGATACTATGCCTTTGACATTGACAATCGGCATGTACGATTATCTCGTCCTCAATACAGATCCTACTCCCGTATCCGGATTCATCATAGACAGCGTTCTTTCCACGCTCGGTTATTCAGGCGTTTACACAGTAGAACTGCCTTCCGATCTGTCCTATTTCAAGTCGCTTTTCATCTGCCTCGGAGTCTGGCCCGACAATACAATCATACAACCGGGCAGCGATTACGAGACGGCTCTTGTAAATTTCATAAATTCCGGCGGAAACGTATTTATGGAAGGCGGAGATGTATGGTTTAACGACCCTCTTGCCGGAGGTTGTAATTTCGGTCCGCTGTTCGGCATACAATCTTCCGGCGAAGCTTCAAACAACCTCGGACCGGTGTACGGTATTTCCGGGGCTTTCACTGCAGGCATGAATTTCGGATACGCGGGAGAAAGCAATTTCATAGACTGTTTGAATCCCGTGGGAAACGGATTCAGAATACTTAGAGATCCGAACGACAATTACAACTGCGGAGTCGCAAACCAGACTGCCGATTACAAGACAGTAGGCATGAGTTGCGAACTGGGTATGCTCACCGACTATTCGGGCGTATCAACCAGATCAGCTTTGCTGGATTCAATAATGAGATTCTTCGGAGAAGAGGCAAATTCTGCCGAGGAAATTCCGATCAAGACGGGTCCCGTTAATCCGATTTCTGCTTTCCCCAATCCGTTCACCGAACGAATTCTGATAACTTTCACGGCACCCACAAACGTTATTTCAAGAGCCGAAATATTCGACATATCAGGAAGAACAGTCCGCGAATTCACTTTCGGCGCATCCGGCGTTGACAGATTAGTGACTATTGAATGGAACGGGAAAGATGAACAGGGAAATGGACTTCCCCGTGGCGTTTATTTTGTTAAAGTATCGGCTGGCGAAAATTCGGACCAGGAAAAAATGATCTTTGTTGAATAA
- a CDS encoding DNA alkylation repair protein, which produces MFRESRKDKPVLEKFLDEHCTKMPRTMLRYSIEKFNDDRRKYYLNKKR; this is translated from the coding sequence ATGTTCCGGGAAAGCAGGAAAGACAAACCTGTCCTCGAAAAATTCCTGGATGAACACTGCACGAAAATGCCCAGAACTATGCTCAGATATTCAATTGAAAAATTTAACGACGACAGAAGGAAATACTACCTGAATAAAAAAAGGTAA